Proteins encoded together in one Vigna angularis cultivar LongXiaoDou No.4 chromosome 5, ASM1680809v1, whole genome shotgun sequence window:
- the LOC128196717 gene encoding uncharacterized protein LOC128196717, with the protein MTLKQGKDEALRTFMDKYQKTVRRVKSLTPELALHYILPALKPGPFKDSVCRRAPKTMEELRERAADEIRVEEMKLSYKRENQEARGEKADGNKPGQSTGKTSGPRPREQKKGPRFQ; encoded by the coding sequence ATGACCCTCAAGCAGGGGAAGGATGAAGCGCTGCGGACGTTTATGGACAAGTATCAGAAGACCGTCCGGCGCGTGAAAAGCTTGACGCCAGAGCTCGCCCTTCACTATATCCTGCCAGCTCTAAAGCCAGGGCCGTTTAAGGATAGCGTCTGCAGGCGAGCGCCCAAAACAATGGAAGAGTTGAGGGAACGAGCGGCGGATGAGATAAGGGTGGAGGAGATGAAGCTCTCGTACAAAAGGGAGAATCAGGAGGCCAGGGGAGAAAAGGCAGACGGTAATAAGCCCGGTCAGTCGACGGGGAAAACGTCCGGTCCTAGGCCCAGGGAGCAGAAAAAGGGACCCCGTTTCCAATAG